In Halarcobacter bivalviorum, a genomic segment contains:
- a CDS encoding OmpA family protein — MKSNRLIIKLGALSLSTLLLTGCAMQNNNAQTPDNNTGMSKTQTGALIGGLLGAVVGATTKGDNKAKRVIIGGAIGAAVGGGIGYSMEQQAKDIADELNTNVDNNPNAALNPDNDLIVSNTDKYVKIMLRDEMVFKTNSSIPTQSAANKISKISNVLKQYPDTIVQVVGFTDSRGSYEYNQKLSEERASNVGNTLHNTGIQNQIFSKGCSFNKPLVPNNSNENMALNRRVEVYLYPNQQSIIDACSSY; from the coding sequence ATGAAATCAAATAGACTTATTATAAAACTTGGTGCTTTATCTTTGTCAACACTCTTACTTACAGGGTGTGCAATGCAAAATAATAATGCACAAACTCCTGATAATAATACTGGAATGTCAAAAACACAAACAGGTGCTTTAATTGGTGGTTTACTTGGAGCCGTTGTTGGTGCTACAACAAAAGGTGATAATAAAGCAAAAAGAGTAATTATAGGTGGAGCAATAGGTGCTGCTGTTGGTGGTGGAATAGGTTATAGTATGGAGCAACAAGCAAAAGATATAGCTGATGAATTAAATACAAATGTAGATAATAATCCTAATGCAGCATTAAATCCTGATAATGATTTAATTGTTTCTAATACAGATAAATATGTAAAAATAATGCTAAGAGATGAGATGGTTTTTAAAACTAATTCTTCTATTCCTACTCAATCAGCAGCAAATAAAATTAGCAAAATAAGTAATGTCTTAAAACAGTATCCAGATACTATTGTTCAAGTTGTAGGATTTACTGATAGTAGAGGTTCTTATGAATATAATCAAAAACTATCAGAAGAAAGAGCTTCTAATGTAGGAAATACTCTACATAATACAGGAATTCAAAATCAAATCTTTTCAAAAGGGTGTTCTTTTAATAAACCTTTAGTTCCAAATAATAGTAATGAAAATATGGCACTGAATAGAAGAGTTGAAGTCTATTTATATCCAAATCAACAATCTATTATAGATGCTTGTAGCAGTTATTAA
- a CDS encoding N-acyl amino acid synthase FeeM domain-containing protein: protein MSHLNRNISINFLQEFVNHNIDSKLNYFPEKFNEEQRYALEIFKKRVFLEEIIEDTISFNKNLNWDNKYTNTNLATTAEELIEVFKLRSTVYKEISYQKECPDEIDGLNFDLFDKNSAVIYCKNNNEVSGTIRLIFDSKEGLPSEKKCSFDKQREEFSLIGEISRNIVKTRNKGLNQEFKYLMCGIYNIFVNNGIDMALSGIRADHLKLFEKLGGVQVEKELDSYGNVDIPFLIISYNPTFASKFFKKVFLKELA, encoded by the coding sequence ATGAGTCACTTAAATAGAAATATCTCTATTAATTTCCTTCAAGAATTTGTTAATCACAATATTGATTCAAAACTTAACTATTTTCCTGAAAAATTTAATGAAGAGCAAAGATATGCTCTTGAGATCTTTAAAAAAAGAGTCTTTTTAGAAGAGATTATTGAAGATACTATCTCTTTTAACAAAAACCTAAACTGGGACAATAAATATACAAATACAAACTTAGCTACTACAGCAGAAGAACTTATTGAGGTATTTAAACTAAGAAGTACTGTTTACAAAGAGATCTCTTATCAAAAAGAGTGTCCTGATGAAATAGATGGATTAAATTTTGATTTATTTGATAAAAACTCTGCTGTGATTTATTGTAAAAATAATAATGAAGTTTCTGGAACAATAAGATTAATATTTGATTCAAAAGAGGGTTTACCTTCTGAAAAAAAATGCTCTTTTGACAAACAAAGAGAAGAGTTTAGTTTAATAGGCGAAATTTCAAGAAATATAGTAAAAACTAGAAATAAAGGTTTAAATCAAGAGTTCAAATATTTAATGTGTGGTATCTATAATATTTTTGTAAACAATGGTATTGATATGGCTTTATCTGGGATTAGAGCAGACCATTTAAAACTATTTGAAAAACTAGGTGGAGTACAAGTTGAAAAAGAGCTAGACTCTTATGGAAATGTTGATATTCCTTTTTTAATAATTTCTTACAACCCTACTTTTGCTTCAAAGTTTTTTAAAAAAGTATTCCTAAAAGAGCTTGCGTGA
- a CDS encoding DNA polymerase Y family protein — MFLHLDLDCFFVSAHRTVDKTLEDIPAAVGGRSNLNIFSSKKEIRKISENGGAFVSTILTNEGEKSFKEYFVDENGRIRGIITTASYEARAFGVKTAMSVNEALRLCPKLKMIPPNYPLYHDLSKKLCELLKKEIPLVEQYSIDEFFGDLSGYIKEEEVEEFALKLKQKIKKELDLPISIGIAPSKYLSKLITEYAKPDGIKFVRKEHIKNFTRDIPIEEFPGIGKKYQLKLRGYGIRTLGDIESKKELFYSWKKPGIELYNRICGIEDNKLNLQRDKKSIGIGRSFDSIKDREELIRRVTILSRYLSFIVKKSNKNPLSYALQIKYESRIKSKDFINVNRIFNEEDFKAHIKKLFLKNDNHPSQGVIQLNITVYNFSKPNDYTYNIFEYENDLKKRELGNKIQILREKYGVDIIKTAAEIKKDN, encoded by the coding sequence ATGTTTTTACACTTAGATTTAGACTGCTTTTTTGTATCTGCCCATAGAACTGTTGATAAAACTTTAGAAGATATTCCTGCTGCAGTAGGAGGAAGAAGTAATTTAAATATTTTTTCTAGTAAAAAAGAGATTAGAAAAATTAGTGAAAATGGGGGAGCTTTTGTTAGCACTATTCTTACAAATGAAGGTGAAAAAAGTTTTAAAGAGTACTTTGTTGATGAAAATGGAAGAATAAGAGGAATAATAACTACTGCTTCCTATGAAGCTAGAGCCTTTGGAGTGAAAACTGCAATGAGCGTAAATGAAGCTTTAAGATTATGCCCAAAGCTAAAGATGATTCCACCAAATTATCCTTTATACCATGACCTATCAAAAAAACTTTGTGAACTATTAAAAAAAGAGATTCCTTTAGTTGAGCAATATTCAATAGATGAATTTTTTGGAGATTTAAGTGGATATATAAAAGAAGAAGAGGTAGAAGAGTTTGCACTTAAATTAAAACAAAAGATAAAAAAAGAGCTTGACCTTCCAATTTCAATAGGAATTGCTCCTTCAAAATATCTTTCAAAACTAATAACTGAATATGCAAAACCTGATGGTATTAAATTTGTTAGAAAAGAGCATATTAAAAATTTTACAAGAGATATTCCCATAGAAGAGTTTCCTGGTATTGGGAAAAAATATCAATTAAAATTAAGAGGTTATGGAATACGAACTCTTGGAGATATAGAAAGTAAAAAGGAGTTATTCTATTCATGGAAAAAACCTGGAATAGAGCTATATAATAGAATTTGTGGAATAGAAGATAATAAATTAAATCTACAAAGAGATAAAAAATCAATTGGTATAGGAAGAAGTTTTGATTCAATAAAAGATAGAGAAGAGCTTATAAGAAGAGTAACTATCTTAAGTAGATATCTCTCTTTTATAGTAAAAAAATCTAATAAAAATCCTCTTTCATATGCTTTACAAATTAAATATGAATCAAGAATAAAATCAAAAGATTTTATAAATGTAAATAGAATCTTTAATGAAGAAGATTTTAAAGCACATATCAAAAAACTCTTTTTAAAAAATGACAATCATCCTTCGCAAGGAGTAATTCAACTAAATATTACTGTTTATAACTTCTCAAAACCAAATGACTATACCTACAATATTTTTGAATATGAAAATGATTTAAAAAAAAGAGAATTAGGTAATAAGATACAAATTTTAAGAGAAAAGTATGGTGTAGATATTATAAAAACAGCAGCTGAAATAAAAAAAGATAATTAA
- a CDS encoding response regulator has translation MKIKVLIVEDEILIAMDIKNTIEKLGHEVIDTVTNCDDALKSIQRELPDLLFVDINLGKNKKDGIDTVLEIRKNNNIPVVYISAFNDKDTIERAAETYPLNYLAKPYKRDNIKATLIILIYKLKQKKFKNKNNFLHLGYDYYYDQQNERLYYKEELIQIGSQEKILLSLLIEAKGNIVSKDTILYNVWKENYVSQSSVRTLVYRLRNKLNHQLIETIPYHGFRLITTN, from the coding sequence ATGAAAATCAAAGTATTGATCGTTGAAGATGAAATATTAATTGCTATGGATATAAAAAACACAATAGAAAAATTAGGACATGAAGTAATAGATACTGTAACAAATTGTGATGATGCATTAAAAAGTATCCAGAGAGAACTTCCCGATTTATTATTTGTAGATATAAATCTTGGAAAAAATAAAAAAGATGGAATTGATACAGTTCTTGAAATTCGTAAAAACAACAATATCCCTGTTGTATATATTTCTGCATTTAATGATAAAGATACCATTGAAAGAGCAGCAGAAACTTATCCACTTAACTATTTAGCAAAACCTTATAAAAGAGATAATATCAAAGCAACTTTAATAATTTTAATATATAAATTAAAACAAAAAAAATTTAAAAATAAAAATAATTTTTTACACTTAGGATATGACTATTATTATGATCAACAAAATGAAAGACTCTACTACAAAGAAGAATTAATACAAATTGGATCACAAGAAAAAATACTATTATCCTTATTAATAGAAGCAAAAGGTAATATTGTTTCAAAGGATACAATTCTTTATAATGTATGGAAAGAAAATTATGTTTCTCAAAGTTCAGTAAGAACTCTTGTTTATCGATTACGTAATAAATTAAATCATCAACTTATAGAAACTATTCCATATCATGGATTTAGACTAATAACAACAAATTAA
- a CDS encoding response regulator, producing the protein MNKVLIVEDETIVALEIKKVLENLDFKVTDTATDYDSALESVKNNKPDIILMDIDLRSDKDGIDVAKHIQINDNIPVIYTTAYSDEKTLNRAISTNPVSYLIKPFKRDELKSNILLGLYKSKQVDKTPIDKSLLKLGYDYYYDTQLDKLYYKDMFIKLGLKERQLLKILIKATGTIVTFEELEYKIWHNHTISSSTLRTLIYRLRSKLHYDLIETISNVGCRIPVNS; encoded by the coding sequence ATGAATAAAGTACTAATAGTAGAAGATGAAACAATTGTAGCACTAGAGATAAAAAAAGTATTAGAAAACCTTGATTTTAAAGTTACAGATACTGCAACAGATTATGATAGTGCTTTAGAGAGTGTAAAAAACAATAAACCTGATATAATTTTAATGGATATAGACCTTCGAAGTGATAAAGATGGTATTGATGTTGCAAAGCATATACAAATCAATGATAATATCCCTGTTATTTACACAACAGCATATTCTGATGAAAAAACATTAAATAGAGCAATTTCTACAAATCCTGTTAGTTATTTAATAAAACCTTTTAAAAGAGACGAATTAAAATCAAATATCTTATTAGGTTTATATAAAAGTAAACAAGTTGATAAAACACCTATTGATAAAAGTCTTTTAAAATTAGGATATGACTATTATTATGATACACAACTAGATAAACTTTATTATAAAGATATGTTTATCAAACTAGGACTAAAAGAGAGGCAGCTACTAAAGATTTTGATTAAAGCAACTGGTACTATTGTAACTTTTGAAGAATTAGAATATAAGATTTGGCATAATCATACTATTTCAAGTAGTACTCTAAGAACATTAATTTACAGATTAAGATCAAAGCTACACTATGACTTAATAGAAACTATCTCAAATGTGGGTTGTAGAATTCCAGTAAATTCATAG
- a CDS encoding response regulator, translated as MNNERILIVEDEVIVALDVKSALKSFGYKRVAYVTNYTDAINFVKEENPTLIFMDINLKNSKDGIETASQIQKIKNIPIIYLTAYSDEKTIGKAVKTNPIGYLLKPFKREELKTTIFLALHKINSSKELFNSEDFIHLGLNYYYNLKDEILFYENIPIKLSIKERALLSILVEAKGNIVSFNTLETLLWPDFPVSNGALRTLLYRVRSKLEYKLIETIPSLGCKLSNKI; from the coding sequence ATGAACAATGAAAGAATTTTAATTGTTGAAGATGAAGTTATTGTTGCTCTGGATGTAAAAAGTGCTTTAAAAAGCTTTGGTTATAAAAGAGTAGCTTATGTAACTAACTATACTGATGCAATTAACTTCGTAAAAGAAGAGAATCCCACTCTAATCTTTATGGATATCAATCTAAAAAATAGTAAAGATGGTATTGAAACAGCAAGCCAGATTCAAAAAATAAAAAATATTCCTATTATATATTTAACTGCTTATTCTGATGAGAAAACAATTGGAAAAGCAGTAAAAACAAATCCAATTGGATATTTACTTAAACCCTTTAAAAGAGAAGAATTAAAAACTACAATTTTTTTAGCTTTACATAAAATCAATAGTAGTAAAGAACTATTTAATAGTGAAGACTTCATCCATCTAGGGTTAAACTATTACTATAATCTAAAAGATGAAATTCTCTTTTATGAAAATATTCCTATAAAATTAAGTATTAAAGAGAGAGCTTTATTAAGTATTTTAGTTGAAGCTAAAGGAAATATTGTCTCATTTAATACCTTAGAAACTCTTCTTTGGCCTGATTTTCCAGTATCAAATGGAGCTTTAAGAACTTTATTATATAGAGTAAGAAGTAAGCTTGAATATAAGCTTATTGAGACTATCCCCTCGCTTGGATGTAAACTTAGCAATAAAATCTAG
- a CDS encoding 7TM diverse intracellular signaling domain-containing protein: MYKIIIALFLLFSMLYSKPITLYENLKEIDILKYSDLYIDYSKELTINDIKKNKDLFQINNNSRLSYGYSPDFNVWIRFKLKNGTNKKLQKILEYDNPLTTHIEFYDLEENSKKIKGLYFRQNDIKTVNSTFKIDLKPNSEKTFYIKANSQITTLIIKLKIWDYLTFFEKELKHQMILALFFGAMFILGIYNLFIFFFTRDISYLYYVIYIIGIIVHHLLYVGFATIYLLPEYWIEKILELAPIIVAIPIIALALFTKEFLNIKQYPKNYKFLNFYLILIPISIIFFMLTDDYDKHRNTLTMLLLIYLMGLTLYATIKKNKQAYFILFGWFVFLISGLTMFLSSAGLFNVYEYFPYIVEASFVSEATIFSIALANRINSLQKEKDDANRRLILHQENETKRLSKKVAIRTKDLKETLIEKELLLKELNHRVKNNMQTIVSLIRLQADEIENDKLQDILVTIQNRINAMSHLHELLYKQDNISHINTYEYFEILVEEVKDSYDKDVDIYLDIKTNIKMEQAVYCGLILNELLTNSFKYAFPNFIGTVDIKLTKEQNKITLIVKDNGIGFKQSSSYNSLGLTLVNTLAVNQLKGEISIDTKNGVETKIVWEDNEQ, encoded by the coding sequence TTGTATAAAATTATTATTGCACTTTTTTTATTATTTTCAATGCTTTATTCCAAGCCTATAACACTATATGAAAACTTAAAAGAGATTGATATCTTAAAATATTCAGATCTTTATATTGATTATAGTAAAGAGTTAACTATAAATGATATTAAAAAAAATAAAGATTTATTTCAAATAAATAATAACAGCAGATTATCATATGGTTATTCTCCTGATTTCAATGTTTGGATTAGGTTTAAACTAAAAAATGGAACAAATAAAAAACTTCAAAAAATATTAGAATATGATAACCCTTTAACAACCCATATAGAATTTTATGATTTAGAAGAAAATAGTAAAAAAATAAAAGGTCTTTACTTTAGACAAAATGATATAAAAACAGTAAACTCAACTTTCAAAATAGATTTAAAACCCAATAGTGAAAAAACTTTTTATATTAAAGCAAATTCTCAAATTACAACACTAATTATTAAATTGAAAATCTGGGATTATCTCACTTTTTTTGAAAAAGAGTTAAAACATCAGATGATTCTTGCTTTATTTTTTGGAGCAATGTTCATTTTAGGTATATACAACCTTTTTATCTTTTTCTTTACAAGAGATATAAGTTACTTATATTATGTTATTTATATTATAGGTATTATTGTTCATCACTTATTATATGTTGGCTTTGCAACAATTTATCTTTTACCTGAGTATTGGATTGAAAAAATACTTGAACTTGCTCCTATAATTGTAGCTATTCCTATTATCGCATTAGCACTGTTTACTAAAGAGTTTTTAAATATAAAGCAGTACCCTAAAAACTATAAGTTCTTAAATTTTTATTTAATTTTGATTCCTATTTCTATTATATTCTTTATGCTAACAGATGATTATGATAAACATAGAAATACACTTACTATGCTTTTATTAATATATTTAATGGGATTAACTCTTTATGCAACAATCAAAAAAAATAAACAAGCATATTTCATCCTTTTTGGTTGGTTTGTTTTTTTAATCTCTGGCTTAACAATGTTCTTATCAAGTGCAGGTCTTTTTAATGTATATGAATATTTTCCATATATTGTTGAAGCTTCATTTGTATCAGAAGCAACTATTTTTTCAATTGCCCTTGCAAATAGAATTAATAGTTTACAAAAAGAAAAAGATGATGCAAATAGAAGATTGATTTTACATCAAGAAAATGAAACAAAAAGATTAAGTAAAAAAGTTGCGATTAGAACAAAAGATTTAAAAGAGACACTAATAGAAAAAGAACTTCTATTAAAAGAACTTAATCATAGAGTTAAAAATAATATGCAAACAATTGTATCTCTTATAAGACTTCAAGCAGATGAGATAGAAAATGATAAGTTACAAGATATTTTAGTAACTATTCAAAATAGAATAAATGCCATGAGTCACTTACATGAGCTTTTATATAAACAAGATAATATCTCACATATTAATACTTATGAGTATTTTGAAATATTAGTTGAAGAAGTAAAAGATAGTTATGACAAAGATGTAGATATTTACTTAGATATTAAAACAAATATAAAGATGGAACAAGCAGTATATTGTGGATTAATTTTAAATGAGCTTCTTACAAACTCTTTTAAATATGCTTTCCCAAATTTTATTGGAACAGTGGACATTAAACTAACTAAAGAGCAAAATAAGATAACTCTTATTGTAAAAGATAATGGTATAGGTTTTAAACAAAGTAGTTCTTATAATTCATTAGGACTAACTCTTGTAAATACCTTAGCAGTAAATCAATTAAAAGGTGAAATTAGTATAGATACTAAAAATGGTGTTGAAACTAAAATTGTCTGGGAAGATAATGAACAATGA
- a CDS encoding ShlB/FhaC/HecB family hemolysin secretion/activation protein: MRIKNLILIFLFMIFNTNLVFANTPVQQIIKERQSFESQKEQFKKLEKNSNEKIFFNEVKKPLLEKISNEKCVEIKKIEENTITLLSKKEKKKIFQKYNNGCRTLTELNNLTKELTKLYIDKGYVTAKVYFKAQKIEKGILEIIALEGKINNITPKNLYIKNAFLFQEKDYLNLRDLETAIESINRLPSNKATIKIVPAKKIGMSNVEIENKTTNRLNGNIGIDNYGSKKIGKFQGNMNLNFDNPLGINDQFSIYLNSTQNHTKIENSKGNSFVYSFPIGSRLLNTISYKKSSYKQLLKVGITDYETKGYTDTSTFNMKYKLFHNRENRLNLGAFLSRYDTENYIENSQIETSSYSLATKGIELDYLFQQEGFYSYISLTYTKGTDWFGTYNPTDLDENFSFYNIDVSLFKQFLGLQYSFNGHYQDTKDLLFGNNQISIGGPYSVRGYNKEGLSGNSGYYIRNELEKSLSSKLFNIFIQKYFLAYDYGSIGEDESTQGGILASYSLGGKYFYNDFSMQFYYATPLRKKDVEETGKFFGISMGYRF, from the coding sequence TTGAGAATAAAAAATTTAATTCTTATATTTTTATTCATGATTTTTAATACAAATCTTGTATTTGCAAATACTCCTGTACAACAAATCATAAAAGAGAGGCAATCTTTTGAAAGCCAAAAAGAACAGTTTAAAAAGCTTGAAAAAAATAGTAATGAAAAAATATTTTTTAATGAAGTGAAGAAGCCTTTATTGGAAAAAATAAGTAATGAGAAATGTGTTGAAATTAAGAAAATAGAAGAAAATACAATTACATTGCTTTCAAAAAAAGAGAAAAAAAAGATTTTCCAAAAATATAACAATGGATGCAGAACATTAACAGAACTCAACAACTTAACAAAAGAATTAACAAAACTCTATATAGATAAGGGATATGTTACTGCAAAAGTTTATTTTAAAGCTCAAAAAATTGAAAAAGGCATATTAGAAATTATAGCTTTAGAAGGCAAGATTAATAATATAACACCAAAGAATCTTTATATAAAAAATGCTTTTTTATTTCAAGAAAAAGACTACTTAAATCTTAGAGATTTAGAAACTGCAATAGAATCAATAAATCGCCTACCCTCTAATAAAGCTACTATTAAAATAGTCCCAGCAAAAAAAATTGGAATGTCAAATGTTGAAATAGAAAATAAAACGACAAATAGACTCAATGGTAATATTGGGATTGATAACTATGGTTCAAAAAAAATAGGTAAATTTCAAGGAAATATGAATTTAAATTTTGATAATCCCTTAGGGATAAATGATCAATTCTCAATTTACCTTAACAGTACACAAAATCATACAAAAATAGAAAACTCTAAAGGTAATAGCTTTGTTTACTCTTTTCCTATAGGAAGTAGATTATTGAATACTATTAGTTATAAAAAATCTAGTTATAAACAGTTATTAAAAGTAGGTATTACAGATTATGAGACAAAAGGATATACAGATACTTCAACCTTTAATATGAAGTATAAACTTTTTCACAATAGAGAAAATAGATTAAATCTAGGAGCTTTTTTATCAAGATATGATACAGAAAACTATATAGAAAATTCTCAAATTGAAACTTCTAGCTACTCTTTAGCGACTAAAGGAATAGAACTAGATTACCTTTTTCAACAAGAAGGTTTTTATTCTTATATATCTTTAACGTACACAAAAGGTACAGATTGGTTTGGAACATATAATCCTACTGATTTAGATGAAAATTTTTCATTTTATAATATTGATGTGAGTCTTTTTAAACAATTCTTAGGCTTACAATATTCTTTTAATGGACATTATCAGGATACAAAAGATTTACTTTTTGGAAATAACCAAATTAGTATTGGTGGACCATATAGTGTTAGAGGTTATAACAAAGAAGGATTAAGTGGTAATAGTGGCTATTATATACGAAATGAACTAGAAAAGTCTTTGTCTTCTAAACTCTTTAATATATTTATTCAAAAATATTTTTTAGCATATGATTATGGTTCTATAGGGGAAGATGAAAGTACCCAAGGGGGAATATTAGCTAGTTATTCTTTAGGAGGAAAATATTTTTATAATGATTTTTCAATGCAATTTTATTATGCAACACCCTTACGTAAAAAAGATGTAGAGGAAACAGGTAAATTTTTTGGAATATCAATGGGATATAGGTTCTAA
- a CDS encoding YraN family protein, producing the protein MSTKQKGQVAELKACEYLKSHGFEIIEQNYYAKKLGEIDIISKKNDIYHFIEVKSSLDYETAVNNITTSKISKLKRSIDYYIQIKKLDITYCLDVIIIVNDDIDLISNITI; encoded by the coding sequence TTGTCTACTAAACAAAAAGGTCAAGTTGCTGAACTCAAAGCCTGTGAATACTTAAAATCACATGGCTTTGAAATTATTGAACAAAACTATTATGCAAAAAAACTTGGCGAAATTGATATAATCTCAAAAAAAAATGATATCTACCACTTTATAGAAGTAAAATCCTCTCTTGATTATGAAACTGCTGTAAATAATATAACTACCTCAAAAATATCTAAACTAAAAAGAAGTATTGACTACTATATCCAAATAAAAAAACTCGATATTACTTATTGTCTTGATGTAATTATTATTGTAAATGATGATATTGATTTAATTTCAAATATTACTATATGA
- the thiS gene encoding sulfur carrier protein ThiS: MNLIVNGEDKSFAENSTLQAIIDELRVEEKVMAAAVNMEIVKKDEWNKFIVKENDKLELLQFVGGG; this comes from the coding sequence ATGAATCTTATTGTAAATGGAGAAGATAAAAGTTTTGCTGAAAACTCTACTTTACAAGCAATTATTGATGAATTAAGAGTTGAAGAAAAAGTAATGGCAGCAGCTGTTAATATGGAAATTGTAAAAAAAGATGAATGGAATAAATTTATTGTAAAAGAGAACGATAAATTAGAGCTTTTACAATTTGTTGGTGGCGGTTGA